The Desulfatibacillum aliphaticivorans DSM 15576 genome includes a window with the following:
- the rsmH gene encoding 16S rRNA (cytosine(1402)-N(4))-methyltransferase RsmH: MAFHHVSVMKQEVLSLLSPAPGHVVVDGTFGGGGHARAILERILPDGLLIGTDLDEDAVTNAQACFADVQDNFRIFHDNFSNIRAVLDQCGLAGANGIVLDLGVSLHLLEKSGRGFSFQREEPLDMRMDGSGGGPKAMDVVNAYSQDELARIFLEYGEERQAKRIARRIVQRREDEPITTSGRLADIVASAVKGKPGRIHPATRVFQALRIHVNNELAHLEKFLETCLDCLLPGGRLCIISFHSLEDRIVKRRFAALAQGCTCPPDFPVCICGNQPKVKLLTKKVVKPSQAEVEKNPMSRSAKIRAMEKLAVEGSGAGGEDGRAKQ, from the coding sequence ATGGCATTTCATCATGTTTCGGTCATGAAGCAGGAGGTCTTAAGCCTGCTGAGTCCGGCCCCTGGCCATGTTGTGGTGGACGGAACCTTTGGCGGAGGAGGGCATGCCCGGGCAATTTTAGAGCGGATATTACCTGACGGACTACTGATCGGCACGGATCTGGACGAAGACGCCGTCACCAACGCTCAGGCCTGCTTTGCGGATGTTCAAGATAATTTCAGGATCTTCCACGATAATTTCAGCAATATCCGGGCTGTCCTGGATCAATGCGGGTTGGCGGGCGCCAACGGCATTGTGTTGGACCTGGGAGTCAGCCTCCATCTTCTGGAAAAGAGCGGACGGGGGTTTAGCTTTCAGCGCGAAGAGCCCCTGGATATGCGCATGGACGGAAGCGGAGGCGGACCCAAGGCCATGGACGTTGTCAACGCATACTCCCAAGATGAGCTTGCCAGGATCTTCCTGGAATACGGGGAGGAGCGTCAGGCCAAGCGGATAGCCCGCCGCATCGTCCAACGCCGGGAAGACGAGCCCATCACGACCAGCGGCCGCCTGGCCGATATTGTCGCCTCAGCCGTTAAGGGGAAGCCCGGCCGCATTCATCCGGCCACTCGCGTTTTTCAGGCCTTGCGCATTCACGTAAATAATGAGCTGGCCCACTTGGAAAAGTTTTTGGAGACGTGCCTGGACTGCCTCCTTCCCGGCGGCAGGTTGTGCATCATCTCCTTTCATTCGTTGGAGGACAGGATCGTCAAAAGGCGTTTCGCCGCTTTGGCCCAGGGCTGCACCTGCCCCCCGGATTTTCCCGTGTGCATTTGCGGGAATCAGCCCAAGGTCAAGCTTTTGACCAAAAAGGTGGTCAAGCCTTCGCAGGCCGAGGTGGAGAAAAATCCCATGTCGCGGAGCGCCAAAATACGGGCCATGGAAAAGCTGGCCGTCGAGGGCTCGGGCGCCGGGGGGGAAGATGGGCGGGCGAAGCAATGA
- a CDS encoding UDP-N-acetylmuramoyl-tripeptide--D-alanyl-D-alanine ligase, with product MRANVTFTLSEIVQATGGERFSGTPDLCFSGIAIDSRTAMSSDLFIAIVGERLDGHDFVRQAINGGVRGIVIDKKHAESFSYARMAKLELGCVVVPDTTEALGKIANQYRKGFGVSIAAITGSNGKTTTKELTAAVLAAKYKVHKSSGNHNNQIGLPFTLLGLGPNHQWAVVELGMNHFGEIAKLTQICEPDIGVITNVGPGHLEGLGSVEGVLAAKGELLENMANKTAVLNLDDKLVSTLADKYQGETVLFGKGAKAQVRAKNIKHANEGVRFTLCIQDEELPVQLRLHGDCMVHNALAAAAVGVSAGVSPKEIRDALETVNPVKGRQNVVSLGNDVQMIDDAYNANPASFAAAVMTLQALAKASKGRMIMAVSDMMELGDYSVDAHMELGRMAAQAGVSLLFISGYYAGWTAKGAREAGMGIDQVFIDEKPNIVTRLAEAVQAKDRILVKGSNSTGMSEVVQGLKDALSV from the coding sequence GTGAGAGCGAACGTTACATTTACCTTGTCTGAGATTGTTCAGGCAACAGGCGGCGAAAGATTTTCGGGAACGCCGGATCTGTGCTTCAGCGGCATAGCCATCGACTCCCGAACCGCCATGTCCTCCGATCTGTTTATAGCAATCGTAGGTGAAAGGCTGGACGGCCACGATTTTGTGCGGCAGGCAATCAACGGCGGCGTGCGGGGCATTGTCATCGACAAAAAGCACGCCGAGAGCTTTTCCTATGCCAGAATGGCCAAGCTGGAATTGGGATGCGTAGTCGTCCCGGACACCACCGAGGCGTTGGGCAAGATCGCCAACCAATATCGTAAGGGGTTTGGCGTTTCCATCGCGGCCATAACAGGCTCCAACGGGAAGACGACCACCAAGGAACTGACCGCCGCCGTGCTGGCCGCCAAGTACAAGGTCCACAAGTCCAGCGGCAACCATAACAATCAAATCGGCCTGCCGTTTACATTGCTGGGGCTCGGGCCGAACCACCAATGGGCCGTGGTTGAGTTGGGCATGAACCATTTTGGGGAGATAGCCAAGCTCACGCAAATCTGCGAGCCCGACATAGGGGTGATTACAAACGTAGGTCCCGGGCACCTGGAAGGATTGGGTTCCGTTGAAGGAGTCCTGGCGGCTAAAGGGGAGCTTTTGGAGAATATGGCCAACAAAACTGCGGTGTTAAATCTGGACGATAAGCTGGTTTCCACCCTGGCGGACAAATACCAGGGCGAAACCGTTTTATTCGGCAAAGGCGCCAAAGCCCAGGTGCGGGCTAAAAACATCAAGCACGCCAATGAGGGCGTTCGCTTTACCCTGTGCATCCAGGACGAGGAACTGCCCGTGCAGCTTCGGCTTCACGGGGACTGCATGGTTCACAACGCTTTGGCCGCCGCCGCCGTCGGCGTTAGCGCCGGCGTTTCTCCTAAGGAAATCCGCGACGCTCTGGAAACGGTCAACCCGGTGAAGGGCCGTCAAAACGTGGTTTCCCTGGGCAATGACGTTCAAATGATCGACGACGCCTACAACGCCAATCCCGCCAGCTTCGCCGCGGCGGTCATGACGCTGCAAGCCCTGGCCAAGGCCTCCAAGGGCAGGATGATCATGGCCGTCTCCGACATGATGGAACTGGGGGATTACAGCGTAGACGCCCATATGGAACTAGGCAGGATGGCCGCCCAAGCCGGCGTGTCCCTGCTTTTCATTTCCGGTTATTACGCGGGCTGGACCGCCAAAGGCGCCCGGGAAGCGGGCATGGGAATAGATCAGGTGTTTATCGACGAAAAGCCTAATATCGTAACCAGGCTGGCCGAGGCCGTCCAAGCCAAGGACCGGATTCTGGTCAAAGGCTCCAACAGCACCGGCATGAGCGAAGTGGTGCAAGGCCTTAAGGACGCATTATCGGTTTAA
- a CDS encoding energy transducer TonB: MIFNKKLFIMFLMSAMALTAFAGCVEKEPQPPHKKLRDLSELTPQERLRIEYIEEVGKTIQKNWAMPERFVGKKMEARIAFTVNPDGRLTNLWFEKRSDSRKFDDSAEKAVKKSSPVSPFPEDLEKKPIEMAVTFTPPKK, from the coding sequence ATGATTTTCAATAAAAAGCTATTCATCATGTTCCTTATGTCGGCCATGGCCCTGACCGCCTTTGCCGGGTGCGTGGAAAAGGAGCCGCAGCCGCCTCATAAGAAATTGCGGGACTTGTCGGAACTGACGCCGCAAGAGCGGTTGCGTATAGAATACATTGAAGAAGTTGGTAAAACTATACAAAAAAACTGGGCCATGCCGGAACGGTTTGTCGGTAAAAAGATGGAAGCAAGGATTGCTTTTACGGTCAACCCGGACGGACGTTTGACCAACCTTTGGTTTGAAAAGCGGTCTGACAGCCGCAAATTCGACGACTCGGCGGAAAAGGCTGTTAAAAAAAGCAGTCCGGTTTCTCCTTTTCCCGAGGACCTGGAAAAGAAGCCGATAGAAATGGCAGTAACCTTTACGCCGCCCAAAAAATAA
- a CDS encoding energy transducer TonB, whose amino-acid sequence MTLKTPKKINPPKADQAVNNSPDLPNEDDPVWMAFAGGSVALHIIVLALMIFLPQMVSSKKPSLPYLDIALTSLPTVAPGAPGPKAAPPKQEEPKVEPLPKEEPEPEPEPVKEPEPVKEPEPVKLKPAEPKVVKQPVVVKPVEAAEISTAPKKEPDEIPVLTSLKKRTYKVEVAKEKALREIKERVESGRPSSVEDAIARMRKNPGERPKQEAQQGGGDGGRAYLTKMEMLRNRYIDEVGTLMQKNWAMPQQFTGTGLEAWIMFTVHSDGNITDISFDKRSGNTFFDDSGERAVRKSIPTKPFPPDLDKEPFQMLVYFIAPAN is encoded by the coding sequence ATGACACTAAAAACGCCAAAAAAAATAAATCCTCCCAAGGCAGACCAGGCAGTCAATAATTCGCCGGACCTGCCTAACGAGGACGACCCGGTCTGGATGGCTTTCGCCGGAGGATCCGTAGCGCTTCACATTATCGTCCTTGCGCTCATGATCTTTTTGCCCCAGATGGTAAGCTCCAAAAAGCCGAGCCTGCCGTATCTGGACATCGCCCTGACCTCTTTGCCCACAGTGGCGCCGGGCGCTCCCGGCCCCAAGGCGGCGCCGCCCAAGCAGGAAGAACCCAAGGTGGAGCCTCTTCCCAAGGAAGAGCCGGAACCCGAACCGGAGCCGGTGAAAGAGCCGGAACCGGTCAAAGAGCCCGAGCCGGTGAAGCTGAAGCCTGCCGAACCCAAGGTGGTGAAGCAGCCTGTAGTCGTCAAGCCGGTGGAAGCGGCGGAAATCTCCACGGCCCCTAAAAAGGAGCCGGACGAAATTCCGGTTTTGACCTCCCTGAAAAAACGCACCTATAAAGTGGAAGTGGCCAAGGAAAAGGCCTTGCGGGAAATTAAGGAAAGGGTGGAGTCGGGCAGGCCCAGTTCAGTGGAGGACGCCATTGCAAGAATGCGGAAAAATCCCGGAGAGCGGCCCAAGCAAGAAGCCCAACAAGGCGGAGGAGATGGCGGCAGGGCCTATTTGACCAAAATGGAAATGCTGCGTAACCGCTACATCGACGAGGTCGGTACGCTTATGCAGAAAAATTGGGCCATGCCGCAGCAGTTTACCGGAACTGGCCTGGAAGCGTGGATAATGTTCACGGTTCATTCTGATGGGAATATTACAGACATCAGCTTCGATAAACGATCAGGGAATACGTTTTTTGACGACTCCGGGGAAAGGGCGGTGAGAAAATCCATCCCCACCAAGCCTTTTCCTCCGGATCTAGACAAAGAACCTTTTCAAATGCTTGTATATTTCATAGCACCAGCAAACTAA
- a CDS encoding UDP-N-acetylmuramoyl-L-alanyl-D-glutamate--2,6-diaminopimelate ligase yields MKLSRLIDGLKADQRNPVLEITGAQGDPDIISIQYNSRLVKPQGLFTAIKGNAVDGHIFVQDAVKKGAAAVVTEDPAEAPIGVAVIRVKDSRRALANMASEFFGRPTEKLKLAGITGTNGKTTVTYFAEAMLGAAGCKVGIVGTVSSRWPGHEKESSVTTPESLELQEALARMVDAGVTHAIIEVSSHALTQSRPAFCQFDAGVFTNITQDHLDYHKDMESYFQAKRILFDDLLAASAKENKTAVINLDDPQGAVLCREVKTPVLCTGLTEGSSIRSIDVKAGADGLKGVMETPAGELVFESPAVGRHNLYNLMSAAGVGLAFGLSLEEVEMGLNAAVNVPGRLEKVENGLDRHVFVDYAHTPDALENVLEALRRVSKAKIITVFGCGGDRDKGKRPKMGAAAARHSDLVVVTSDNPRSEDPDAIIDDILPGISGEGAQRLNASYCMMCSRKSAFMVEPDRRKAILTAIMSSGPGDMVLIAGKGHETYQVIKNERFAFDDRVEAGKALECLSRNMHSRQEGPLSGRCVCSR; encoded by the coding sequence ATGAAGCTAAGCCGGCTCATAGACGGCCTTAAGGCCGACCAGAGGAACCCCGTGCTGGAGATAACGGGCGCCCAAGGCGATCCCGACATCATTTCCATCCAGTACAACTCCCGGCTGGTGAAGCCCCAGGGCTTGTTTACGGCCATCAAAGGCAATGCCGTGGATGGGCACATTTTTGTGCAGGACGCCGTAAAAAAAGGCGCCGCCGCCGTTGTGACGGAAGATCCGGCGGAAGCCCCGATAGGCGTGGCCGTGATTCGGGTCAAGGACTCCCGCAGGGCTTTGGCCAATATGGCCTCTGAATTTTTCGGGCGTCCCACGGAAAAGCTGAAATTAGCCGGTATTACAGGCACTAACGGTAAAACGACCGTCACCTATTTTGCGGAGGCCATGTTGGGCGCCGCAGGCTGCAAAGTAGGCATTGTAGGCACCGTAAGCAGCCGTTGGCCCGGCCATGAAAAAGAAAGCAGCGTAACCACCCCCGAATCCCTGGAGCTTCAAGAAGCCCTGGCCCGGATGGTGGACGCCGGCGTGACTCACGCCATTATAGAGGTTTCCTCCCACGCACTGACCCAAAGCCGGCCGGCTTTCTGCCAGTTCGACGCGGGAGTGTTTACGAATATTACCCAGGACCACCTGGACTATCACAAGGACATGGAGTCCTATTTTCAGGCCAAGCGGATTTTGTTTGACGACTTACTGGCCGCTTCCGCCAAGGAAAACAAGACCGCCGTCATCAACCTGGACGACCCCCAGGGCGCGGTCCTGTGCCGGGAAGTAAAAACTCCGGTTTTGTGCACCGGCTTAACCGAAGGCAGCAGCATCCGAAGCATTGACGTCAAGGCCGGAGCGGACGGCCTGAAAGGTGTAATGGAAACTCCGGCCGGAGAATTGGTGTTCGAATCTCCGGCGGTTGGCAGGCACAATCTTTACAACCTCATGAGCGCGGCGGGCGTCGGCCTGGCTTTCGGCCTGAGCCTGGAGGAGGTGGAGATGGGACTGAATGCGGCAGTAAACGTACCCGGGCGTTTGGAAAAGGTCGAAAACGGACTGGATCGCCATGTTTTCGTGGATTACGCCCACACTCCGGACGCCTTGGAAAACGTCCTGGAAGCGCTTCGGAGAGTGTCCAAGGCGAAAATCATCACCGTGTTCGGATGCGGCGGAGACAGGGATAAGGGAAAGCGCCCCAAAATGGGCGCGGCTGCGGCCAGACACAGCGACCTGGTTGTGGTGACCTCCGACAATCCAAGATCAGAGGATCCCGATGCCATCATAGACGATATCCTGCCGGGCATATCAGGCGAAGGCGCGCAAAGGTTGAACGCCTCCTATTGCATGATGTGCTCGCGGAAATCCGCCTTTATGGTGGAGCCGGACCGGCGCAAGGCCATTCTGACTGCGATCATGTCTTCCGGCCCGGGAGACATGGTGTTGATAGCCGGAAAAGGGCATGAAACCTATCAGGTCATCAAGAACGAGCGTTTCGCCTTTGATGATCGGGTGGAGGCCGGGAAAGCTCTGGAATGCCTGTCCAGAAACATGCATTCCAGGCAGGAGGGCCCCCTTTCCGGGCGCTGTGTATGTTCCCGCTGA
- a CDS encoding tetratricopeptide repeat protein — translation MRKYWLAAVLAVVCLAVFSGCGNNDKEFQEAMDKGKAAFSSGISQAKCREAVDQYTRAVELKPDSAQAYLQRGHVYIKMKDLQKAFEDYDKAVSLDPALGQAYFHRALSRIAMGSKEEEVIKADLRKALELDPSIAAASNLLMLYEKSFPGMSQ, via the coding sequence ATGCGTAAATATTGGCTGGCGGCGGTTTTGGCGGTTGTATGCTTGGCGGTCTTTTCGGGCTGCGGGAATAACGACAAGGAATTCCAGGAGGCCATGGATAAAGGCAAGGCCGCCTTTTCCTCCGGAATCAGCCAGGCCAAATGCCGGGAGGCCGTGGACCAATACACCCGGGCCGTTGAACTCAAACCCGACTCCGCCCAGGCCTATCTCCAACGGGGCCACGTGTACATTAAAATGAAGGACCTCCAAAAGGCCTTTGAAGACTACGACAAGGCCGTCAGCCTGGATCCCGCCCTGGGGCAGGCGTATTTTCACCGGGCCCTCAGCCGCATCGCCATGGGCAGCAAGGAGGAGGAAGTCATCAAGGCCGACCTGCGCAAGGCCCTGGAACTGGACCCCTCCATCGCCGCGGCCAGCAACCTGCTCATGCTGTACGAAAAATCCTTCCCCGGCATGTCTCAGTAA
- the mraZ gene encoding division/cell wall cluster transcriptional repressor MraZ: MAAKSKNFRGTSYHSTDEKARITVPARFREVLRDGEVDGVMVSRMDGALVAYPFDEWQVIENRIMTKSKRNAKLRQFRRFFVGGAQECMCDKQGRILVPKDLRDYAGIGAKEEIALVGAVSHFEIWDKKKYDVAYEDFEEVLNSGELDDEIEDMGL; encoded by the coding sequence ATGGCTGCCAAGTCCAAAAACTTTCGGGGCACCTCGTACCATTCCACGGACGAGAAAGCCCGCATCACCGTACCCGCACGGTTTCGTGAAGTCCTCAGGGACGGCGAAGTCGACGGCGTCATGGTGTCCCGTATGGACGGCGCCCTGGTGGCCTACCCCTTTGACGAGTGGCAGGTCATTGAAAACCGCATCATGACCAAATCCAAGCGCAACGCCAAACTCCGGCAGTTCCGGCGGTTTTTTGTGGGCGGCGCCCAGGAGTGCATGTGCGACAAGCAAGGGCGCATCCTGGTTCCCAAGGATCTGCGGGATTACGCAGGCATCGGGGCCAAAGAGGAAATCGCCCTGGTGGGAGCGGTAAGCCACTTTGAAATCTGGGACAAGAAAAAATATGACGTCGCCTACGAGGACTTCGAGGAGGTGCTCAACAGCGGCGAACTGGATGACGAAATTGAGGATATGGGGCTTTAA
- the tolR gene encoding protein TolR has translation MAGTSETDRLMSEINVTPFVDVMLVLLIIFMVTAPMMVQGVDVALPTTTSAPMETDESNVTITIDKRERVYINDAQIQIDMLGQKIAAIYDQNRDLRFFLRADKDVRYGLVVRVMADVKEAGIPRLGAITVPLPDEESK, from the coding sequence ATGGCCGGAACAAGCGAAACCGATCGCCTGATGTCGGAAATCAACGTGACTCCCTTTGTAGACGTCATGCTGGTTTTGTTGATCATATTCATGGTAACCGCCCCCATGATGGTGCAGGGGGTGGACGTGGCCCTGCCCACCACCACATCCGCGCCCATGGAGACGGACGAAAGCAACGTCACCATCACCATTGATAAAAGGGAGCGGGTCTACATTAACGACGCGCAAATTCAAATTGACATGCTCGGCCAGAAAATCGCCGCAATCTACGACCAGAACAGGGACCTGCGCTTTTTTCTGAGAGCGGATAAAGACGTGCGGTACGGCCTGGTGGTCCGGGTGATGGCGGACGTGAAGGAAGCGGGCATTCCCAGGCTGGGGGCCATCACAGTCCCCCTGCCGGACGAAGAATCCAAATAG
- a CDS encoding cell division protein FtsL has translation MGGRSNDNEALRNWAYGLLAGILFLELFLFAWCRNQCTQRGYQITAELSHKEDLLDKQEELKVKLEHLRNPERISKIAEEWLGLKHPDPDQMVRP, from the coding sequence ATGGGCGGGCGAAGCAATGACAATGAGGCGCTCAGGAATTGGGCTTACGGACTGCTTGCAGGGATTCTATTCCTGGAGCTTTTCCTTTTTGCGTGGTGCCGGAACCAATGCACCCAAAGAGGATACCAAATAACCGCCGAACTGTCCCATAAGGAAGACCTCCTGGACAAGCAGGAGGAGTTGAAAGTCAAGTTGGAGCATTTAAGAAATCCCGAAAGGATTTCCAAGATAGCCGAAGAGTGGTTGGGCCTGAAACATCCCGACCCTGATCAAATGGTGAGGCCGTGA
- a CDS encoding peptidoglycan D,D-transpeptidase FtsI family protein, with protein sequence MKQTGKNKASGRIVFVGLLFAAGFMIIAGRLVELHVLDKSFLSKKAKSQYSQSVETQPKRGVIYDAQYRELGVNLDVAKVAVRPGLIKDAKAAGKILASYLDRSAAEFQKELENKDRAYIYVDKRVSTATAQAVKKEWDAAKASFEYNGPGRNPNIPSLELEEDASRFYPNLGLGAQVLGFCGAEGHGLEGLEYKYDDLLTGKGSKWTILKDAMGRSFARERQTYSKKTGDNLVLTLDRTVQYIAEEALAEAVEKFQAKSGIAVVMVPDTGAILAMANAPLYNPNAISEYSFSDWRNRAVTDTFEPGSTLKIFMAAAAVESGKCGPNSIFYCEQGNYRIGPNVVHDTHPHSWLSLQQIVKVSSNIGAVKVGEKIGPDSLFRTLDAFGFGKKLGVDCPGEASGMLRPHNQWTAIDAGTIAFGQGVSVTGLQLASAVSAIANGGVLMRPRLVQAITNSKGRLVESFQPEPLERAVSEETAQVVARIMKTVTTEGGTGTQAALDGYRVCGKTGTAQKPAAKGGYEDNKYIASFVGFAPLSNPAVTVVVVIDEPTTDHYGGVVAAPAFREIMQKTLHYLKVAPEVDTTHLTASLKRKNGPA encoded by the coding sequence ATGAAACAGACGGGAAAAAACAAAGCCTCGGGACGCATTGTCTTTGTGGGCCTGCTTTTCGCCGCAGGCTTCATGATCATCGCAGGCAGGCTGGTCGAGCTGCACGTGCTGGACAAAAGTTTTTTGTCCAAAAAGGCTAAAAGCCAGTACTCCCAGTCCGTGGAAACCCAGCCCAAGCGGGGCGTCATTTACGACGCCCAATACCGGGAGCTGGGCGTCAACCTGGACGTGGCCAAGGTAGCGGTCCGCCCCGGGCTGATTAAGGACGCCAAGGCGGCCGGCAAGATCCTGGCCTCCTACCTGGATAGGAGCGCCGCGGAGTTCCAAAAGGAGCTGGAAAATAAAGACAGAGCCTACATCTATGTGGATAAACGGGTCAGCACGGCCACGGCCCAGGCCGTCAAAAAGGAATGGGACGCCGCCAAGGCGTCGTTTGAATACAACGGCCCGGGCCGGAACCCCAACATTCCCAGCCTGGAACTGGAAGAGGACGCCAGCCGGTTTTATCCCAACCTGGGCCTGGGCGCCCAGGTTTTGGGCTTTTGCGGCGCTGAAGGCCACGGCCTGGAAGGCCTGGAATATAAATACGACGATCTGCTCACCGGCAAGGGCTCCAAATGGACCATCCTTAAGGACGCCATGGGCCGCAGCTTCGCCCGGGAAAGGCAGACGTACTCCAAAAAGACCGGAGACAACCTGGTCCTGACCCTGGACCGTACGGTGCAGTACATAGCCGAAGAAGCCCTGGCCGAAGCCGTGGAAAAATTCCAGGCCAAGTCGGGCATCGCCGTGGTGATGGTTCCGGACACCGGCGCCATCCTGGCCATGGCTAACGCGCCCCTGTACAACCCCAACGCCATCAGCGAGTACAGCTTCAGCGATTGGAGAAACAGGGCCGTGACGGACACCTTCGAACCGGGGTCCACGCTAAAGATTTTTATGGCCGCCGCCGCCGTTGAGTCGGGAAAGTGCGGCCCCAACTCTATTTTTTATTGCGAGCAGGGCAATTACCGGATTGGGCCCAATGTGGTGCATGACACCCATCCCCACTCCTGGCTGTCCCTGCAGCAGATTGTCAAGGTGTCCAGCAACATCGGCGCAGTGAAGGTGGGCGAGAAAATCGGCCCCGACTCCCTGTTCCGGACCCTGGACGCCTTCGGGTTCGGCAAAAAGCTGGGCGTGGACTGCCCCGGCGAGGCCTCGGGAATGCTCAGGCCGCACAATCAATGGACCGCCATTGACGCTGGAACCATCGCATTCGGCCAGGGCGTGTCCGTCACCGGGCTGCAACTGGCCTCGGCGGTTTCGGCCATCGCCAACGGCGGCGTGCTCATGAGGCCCAGGCTGGTGCAGGCCATCACCAATTCCAAAGGCCGGCTGGTGGAAAGCTTTCAGCCCGAACCTTTGGAGAGAGCGGTTTCCGAAGAAACCGCCCAGGTGGTCGCCCGGATCATGAAGACCGTGACCACCGAGGGCGGAACCGGCACCCAGGCCGCTCTGGACGGCTACAGGGTGTGCGGCAAGACGGGGACGGCGCAAAAACCGGCTGCCAAAGGCGGCTATGAGGACAATAAATACATAGCCTCCTTCGTGGGCTTCGCTCCCTTGTCCAACCCCGCCGTGACCGTGGTGGTGGTTATTGACGAGCCGACAACGGATCATTACGGCGGCGTGGTGGCGGCCCCTGCGTTCCGGGAGATTATGCAGAAAACCCTGCACTACCTCAAGGTGGCGCCGGAAGTGGATACAACCCATTTAACCGCATCCTTGAAAAGGAAAAACGGCCCTGCATGA
- the tolQ gene encoding protein TolQ — MTGASSDIFKLVTQSGLMVQFVLFVLLSFSAACWTIIGLKIRQLWLAKNETAQFVEFFWKSGNMAKSYAKAKQLTNSPVARAYRVAYMEMVRINQSSGNGQNQEGFSMGTDNIKRALRRANVSELTRLTQWVPFLATIGNTAPFIGLFGTVWGIMSAFHGIGQRGTATLAVVAPGISEALVATAAGLAAAIPAVMAYNHFTSRIRVAESQLNNFASDFINVVEREVVNKPAQPQQQAQKPQQPVRKPQQ, encoded by the coding sequence ATGACTGGTGCAAGTTCTGACATTTTTAAGTTGGTGACCCAATCAGGATTGATGGTCCAATTCGTCCTGTTTGTACTCCTGAGCTTTTCCGCGGCCTGTTGGACGATTATCGGGCTGAAAATCCGCCAATTGTGGCTCGCCAAAAATGAGACCGCCCAATTTGTGGAGTTTTTCTGGAAAAGCGGGAACATGGCCAAGTCATACGCCAAGGCCAAGCAACTGACCAACAGCCCCGTGGCCCGAGCCTATCGGGTGGCTTATATGGAAATGGTGCGGATCAACCAGAGCAGCGGGAACGGCCAAAACCAGGAAGGCTTTTCCATGGGCACGGACAATATCAAGCGCGCCCTGCGCCGGGCCAACGTAAGCGAGTTGACCCGCCTGACCCAGTGGGTGCCTTTTTTGGCCACCATCGGCAACACGGCGCCGTTTATCGGCCTGTTCGGCACGGTCTGGGGCATCATGAGCGCCTTCCACGGCATCGGACAGCGCGGGACCGCCACCCTGGCGGTGGTTGCGCCCGGCATATCAGAAGCTCTGGTAGCCACGGCGGCCGGCCTGGCCGCAGCCATTCCGGCCGTCATGGCGTACAACCATTTCACATCCCGGATTCGCGTGGCCGAGTCCCAGTTGAACAACTTCGCCTCGGATTTCATCAATGTGGTGGAGCGGGAAGTGGTGAACAAGCCCGCCCAGCCTCAGCAGCAGGCCCAAAAGCCCCAACAGCCGGTTCGCAAGCCCCAGCAATAA